Proteins from one Balaenoptera musculus isolate JJ_BM4_2016_0621 chromosome 7, mBalMus1.pri.v3, whole genome shotgun sequence genomic window:
- the LOC118898133 gene encoding C-X-C chemokine receptor type 2 has product MASDSDQTMTIILKDLFNYTDLWQLFEDEFANFTGTPPTEEHYYSPCKMDTETLNKYAVVIIYALVFLLSLLGNSLVMLVILYSRVGRSVTDVYLLNLAMADLLFALTLPIWATSKAKGWIFGTPLCKVVSLLKEVNFYSGILLLACISVDRYLAIVHATRTLTHKRHWVKFICLGIWVLSLILALPIFVFREAYQPPYSSPVCYEDMGANTTKWRMVMRVLPQTFGFLLPLLVMLLCYGLTLRTLFAAHMGQKHRAMRVIFAVVLVFLLCWLPYNLVLVADTLMRVRVIAETCERRNDIGRALDATEILGFLHSCLNPLIYVFIGQKFRHGLLRIMAIHGLVSKEFLVKDGRPSFVGSSSGNTSTTL; this is encoded by the exons ATGGCCAGTGACTCAG ATCAAACCATGACTATCATCCtgaaagatttatttaattacaCCGATTTGTGGCAGTTGTTTGAGGATGAGTTTGCAAATTTCACCGGCACGCCACCCACAGAAGAACATTATTATAGTCCCTGTAAGATGGACACTGAGACACTCAACAAGTATGCTGTGGTCATCATCTATGCCCTGGTCTTCCTGCTGAGCCTCCTGGGAAACTCCCTGGTGATGCTGGTCATCTTATACAGCCGGGTGGGCCGCTCTGTCACCGATGTCTACCTGCTGAACCTGGCCATGGCTGACCTGCTCTTCGCCCTGACCTTGCCTATCTGGGCCACCTCCAAGGCAAAGGGCTGGATCTTTGGCACACCCCTGTGCAAGGTGGTCTCACTCCTGAAGGAAGTCAACTTCTACAGTGGTATTCTACTGCTGGCCTGCATCAGCGTGGACCGCTACCTGGCCATTGTCCATGCCACACGCACGCTGACCCACAAACGGCACTGGGTCAAGTTCATATGTTTAGGCATCTGGGTCCTGTCCTTGATCCTGGCCCTGCCCATCTTCGTCTTCCGTGAGGCTTATCAACCACCCTATTCCAGCCCAGTCTGCTACGAGGACATGGGTGCCAATACGACGAAATGGCGGATGGTGATGCGGGTCCTGCCCCAGACCTTTggcttcctcctgcccctgctgGTCATGCTGCTCTGCTACGGACTCACCCTGCGCACGCTCTTTGCGGCCCACATGGGGCAGAAGCACCGGGCCATGCGGGTCATCTTTGCTGTCGTGCTCGTCTTCCTGCTCTGCTGGCTGCCCTACAACCTGGTCCTGGTTGCAGACACCCTCATGAGGGTCCGGGTGATCGCAGAGACCTGTGAGCGCCGCAATGACATTGGCCGGGCCCTGGATGCCACCGAGATCCTGGGCTTCCTCCACAGCTGCCTCAATCCTCTCATCTACGTCTTCATTGGCCAGAAGTTTCGCCACGGACTCCTCAGAATCATGGCCATCCATGGCCTGGTCAGCAAGGAGTTCTTGGTCAAGGACGGCAGGCCTTCCTTTGTTGGCTCTTCTTCGGGGAACACTTCTACTACCCTCTGA